TTGCCCACACAGAAGCTCGTCATGAGCTTGATGAGCATAAAGTTGCTGACGCGCTGCCGGGCGTGGATGCACACGTACGCCGCGCACTCGTCCACGATCCCGTCCCGGTCCGCGACGAAGTCGTGTATCCCGGGGCGGGGCGCGTAGCAGCTGCCAAAGAAGAACATGTCGAGCAGCAGGACGGTGTCGTAGTACAGCAGGTGGCGGAGGGCCAGCGTGGCGAGGTCGAGCGAGACGTCGGCGAGCCAGGCGATGCGGCGGACGTCGTTCACACCGTCAATGTGCGCGACGACTTTCTGCATCGTCAGGTCCCAGGTCTGGTCGACGATCTCGGCGAATTTCATCTTGGCGACGGGGACGTGCCAGCCGCGGACCTGGGGCGGGCTGGCGTGGTGCGGGAAGAGCTTCATGTTGATGGTGTTTGCGTCGTCTTTTGGGGCCCTCTGTGGTCAGCGATATCTCAAGATATTGGCGATGCGCGGAACCGGAGAGCAAGAAAGGGGAGAGTGTGTAACTTACCAACAGGAATCATGCACTCGCCATAGTTGTTCAAATCCTCCTTGACAATCTCCAACAAACTCTCAATCGGCCTCCTCTCCCTCATCCCAGCCGCTCCTGACCCTCCACCGCTGCCCTCCTGGCTCAAATACTCATTCTGCTTCTCCATCTCCTTGAACGTGACCGCCAACCGCCGCACAACGGGCTCATACTGCGCCAAATCCGCGTCGGCGTCCAGCACCAGCCCAAAGTTGAAGATGAACTCGTTGCGCTGGTACTTTTGGTGCGGGATCAGCACGGGGAACCCCAGCACCGCGTACTTGCCCTCGGGGTCCTGCACCGTCATGTACCGGTTGAAAAAGGCCTTGCGCGGCACAATGTACTCCTGCATCACCTCCCAGTCGATGAGCGGCGGCTTCATCGCGGCCGTCGCCCCAGAGCCGGGGGGCGGCGTGGTGATGCAGCCCGGCGGCGACTGGGCCACGATGTGCGGGCCTACATCGTGGAGGTTAGTTTGAGGTGCGTCGTTGAGTAATGACCTTCTGCGAAGTTTAAAAGAGCGAGCGCATTGCAGCCTCTTtcaaaaggaaaaaaaagagaaataaTACATACCCTCCTTGGGAAAGAACCTAGCATAGAAGATTCCTTGAATCATTTTCGCTACATCTTATCCGAACACGTTGTTGTGGAGGAAGGCTGATAGACTCAAGCCGCCATGAACCACGGTTTGTGGTTGGTGGTGAGTTGAGTTCCTTAGCCTGCAGACGCTACGGCGCCGATTTCTGGGCCGGCACACCTCAATCACCCGGGACCGATCTAAGCCGGATCGCGCCGGAGCTTGGGAACGACCATTCAATCAAGCCACCACGTTTACATCAAGCTGCGATACAAGACGTTTGCTTGATCGGGATTAATAACAAACGCTCTCCGTATTTCTACTTCCGTCAATAACAAGGCTTCACGTGGTCTCCTTAGTCACGAGAGGATCCAAGATATTGGGTTGTGAACTTTCATAAACATCATGCCTGGATAATTTCCATATCGCCTCGGAAACTGCCAGAACCAAAGCGCGTGACAACTAGGTATGGTATGTACTTCCCACCGTATCCTGTTCACAGGGCATTAAGTCATGCGTCCTCGTGAGACGCTTCCTGCTACTACtctgctctctctctctctctctttctctctctaccCCCCGGTCATGTATTTCAAGTCATAATCAACCACTCAGAAGATGCTCAATCGCGCCTTGCACGCTGCCACCGCTACGACGCAGAGCGGCTACGTTCCTATCGAAGTCGAAAAAGCCCATATCGTTGAGCTGGCGCAGTTGCTCGGCATAACGCTCCTCGGGGGGACGGTTGTCTGGGGGAGCCGGAGAGCCTCCACCAGCACCGCCGCCTGCACCGAGACCCCACATGCTCATCATCTGCTGCATCATCTCTGGGTTGATCTGACCAAAGGGCGAGGCGCCAAAGGGGTTTGCGGGTGCCTGGCCTTGGCCTTGACCCTGAGCTTGGCCCTGAGCTGCGTAAGGAGGAGGGGCGAACAGAGCAGCAAAGGGGTTGGCCGGAGGTGGACTCGTTGTAGAGTTTGCGCCCTGTCCACCTGCTGCCGTGCCTGTCGTCCCAGTAGCTCCGGCACCAGCTGTAGTCTGGGCACTATCGCCAGTCGCCGCTCCCGCACCGGGAGCTGCACCTTGAGCACCGGGTTGCTGAGGCGCAAATGGACTACCAGGGCCAAAGAGCGCACTGAGATCACCGAGTCCCTCCATGCCCATTCCACCAGCGCCGCCACCAAAGCCTGGGAAACCTGCGGGGAAGCCGAACGGGTTGGGGGGCTGACCCGTGTTGCCGCCGGCAGCCGCAGCTTCGGCAGGAGTAGTGTCGGTGGCGCCAGGCGCAGGGAAGGCAGCGTTGCCGCCTCCGCCGGCCATGTTGCGCTGCATTCTCATGACATTGCGAAGCATGTCTGGGTTGGTCATCATCTGGCGCATGAATGGCGACTGGATGATCTCTCGTGCGTTGGGGACATTGCGCAGGTGTGGGTTGCTCTGGATCATGTAGTT
The DNA window shown above is from Colletotrichum lupini chromosome 7, complete sequence and carries:
- a CDS encoding nitrogen permease regulator 2; translation: MADNAEGTADAQVTFKVKTGQDSNHTITMSESASVLDLKTKLAGEDFENVPVERQRLIYSGRVMKNDDTLATYKIKPNNTIHMVKSAASNPAPQPATSASTPAAPAVPSNMAAGTANNILAGLTGARYAGHINLPSRETFGADGGMGAPPSDDQLAQMLSDPSMLQTMNAALDNPDFINYMIQSNPHLRNVPNAREIIQSPFMRQMMTNPDMLRNVMRMQRNMAGGGGNAAFPAPGATDTTPAEAAAAGGNTGQPPNPFGFPAGFPGFGGGAGGMGMEGLGDLSALFGPGSPFAPQQPGAQGAAPGAGAATGDSAQTTAGAGATGTTGTAAGGQGANSTTSPPPANPFAALFAPPPYAAQGQAQGQGQGQAPANPFGASPFGQINPEMMQQMMSMWGLGAGGGAGGGSPAPPDNRPPEERYAEQLRQLNDMGFFDFDRNVAALRRSGGSVQGAIEHLLSGPHIVAQSPPGCITTPPPGSGATAAMKPPLIDWEVMQEYIVPRKAFFNRYMTVQDPEGKYAVLGFPVLIPHQKYQRNEFIFNFGLVLDADADLAQYEPVVRRLAVTFKEMEKQNEYLSQEGSGGGSGAAGMRERRPIESLLEIVKEDLNNYGECMIPVDDANTINMKLFPHHASPPQVRGWHVPVAKMKFAEIVDQTWDLTMQKVVAHIDGVNDVRRIAWLADVSLDLATLALRHLLYYDTVLLLDMFFFGSCYAPRPGIHDFVADRDGIVDECAAYVCIHARQRVSNFMLIKLMTSFCVGKSVMEWLRTHQEAGFDVLRYVDVRRLVQFGVIKGCLYRVHKYVVSKQYLAGLATGQARPRAGGGGGGDALQVYTDGCHSFDQIITEKNLTDGEIMEKLKALPVPSGDLTVFYR